In the Opitutia bacterium genome, one interval contains:
- a CDS encoding DUF5107 domain-containing protein, giving the protein MLSVSVRHETVVLPTYLPHAPDRNPMFLEKRVYQGSSGRVYPLPFCDRIAERPVPHDWQAVFVENEFLEVMILPQLGGRIHRMIDKTNGADAIYYQPVIKPALVGLAGPWISGGIEFNWPQHHRPSTFMPADVHVEHEPDGAVTAWLSEHDPMARMKGMHGVRLRPGSSALELRARVYNRTGDTQTFLWWANVATRVHERYQSFFPPDATFVADHAKRAMSTFPHCSGHYYGVDYAARARRGVPAAERPARYVPPHCGSAPSTLNPQLSTPSQPDYRPDDLSWYANIPVPTSYMCMGTRGDFFGGYDHRAEAGLVHVADHHVAPGKKQWTWGNHEFGYAWDRNLTEPDEHGEYRPYIELMAGVFTDNQPDFSFLQPGETKTWSQSWYPIRAIGVAHAANIDAALSLQVAADRRTVRLGIAVTAAHRAARVQLRHGARTLAEFSRDLSPAAPLVETVALPPRTRAEELTLIALSAEGRELIRYTPVPPRRPRAAELAAQAATEPPAPADVASNDQLYLIGLHLEQYRHATRAPDDYWREGCRRDANDSHCHLALGRWHLRRGELDSAERHLRASIARLTERNPNPADGEAHYQLGRCLAQRALAALADRRARTQAHASLEEAAAALHKATWNHAWQSAGFHALAEIAGQRRDWEAALGFVARSLRNGTDNLRARNLEALLLRRLGRDAEAAAALGEILRLDPLDAWALHQSGRPMPGGTQTRFDVALDCARAGLADAALAVLADAPSEATDGTAPLLGYYRAWLYQLLDRPADAATQLAAARKASPDYCFPARGEEIAILQSALAISPGEARAAFYLGNLLYDRRRHREAIALWQRAVRHEPGNAVAWRNLGIGCFNILHSPGRARRAYARALRAAADDARLLYESDQLAKRLGDSPARRRRALERRIDLVRRRDDLSVELCALYNQTGRPELAQTMLRERKFQPWEGGEGLALGQHVRTHLLLARAALARGDADAAVALGTAALGAPENLGEARHLLANASDVHFWLGEALAAAGRRAEARRHWRAAATFRGDFQAMSVRAFSEMTFFSALAWRRLGQRAKATQLLRALLAHAHRLAQAPATIDYFATSLPTMLLFDDDLAARQRTTALFLEAQALFGLGRIALARRRLREVLRRDPNHALAQDLAAAPPS; this is encoded by the coding sequence ATGCTTTCCGTTTCCGTCCGTCACGAGACTGTCGTGCTGCCCACCTACTTGCCGCACGCGCCGGACCGCAACCCGATGTTTCTCGAGAAACGCGTCTATCAAGGCTCGAGCGGGCGCGTGTATCCGCTGCCGTTTTGCGACCGCATCGCCGAGCGCCCCGTGCCGCACGACTGGCAGGCGGTGTTCGTCGAAAATGAATTCCTCGAGGTGATGATCCTGCCGCAGCTCGGCGGCCGCATCCACCGGATGATCGACAAGACCAACGGCGCCGACGCGATCTACTACCAGCCGGTGATCAAACCCGCGCTCGTCGGCCTCGCCGGTCCGTGGATCAGCGGCGGCATCGAGTTCAACTGGCCGCAGCATCACCGGCCGTCGACGTTCATGCCAGCCGACGTGCACGTGGAGCACGAGCCCGACGGCGCCGTCACTGCGTGGCTCAGCGAACACGATCCGATGGCGCGCATGAAGGGCATGCATGGCGTCCGCCTGCGGCCCGGTTCGTCCGCGCTCGAGTTGCGCGCCCGGGTCTACAATCGCACCGGCGACACGCAGACGTTCCTCTGGTGGGCCAACGTCGCCACGCGCGTGCACGAGCGCTACCAGTCGTTCTTCCCGCCCGACGCCACCTTCGTCGCCGATCACGCCAAGCGGGCGATGAGCACGTTCCCGCACTGCTCCGGACATTACTACGGCGTCGACTACGCCGCCCGCGCGCGCCGCGGCGTCCCCGCGGCGGAGCGGCCCGCGCGCTACGTTCCGCCCCACTGCGGGTCGGCCCCCTCAACTCTCAACCCTCAACTCTCAACTCCAAGTCAGCCGGACTACCGCCCGGATGATTTATCCTGGTATGCCAACATCCCCGTGCCCACGTCCTACATGTGCATGGGCACGCGCGGGGATTTCTTCGGCGGCTACGATCACCGCGCCGAGGCCGGCCTCGTGCACGTCGCCGATCACCACGTCGCGCCAGGCAAGAAGCAGTGGACGTGGGGCAACCACGAGTTCGGCTACGCATGGGACCGCAATCTCACCGAGCCCGACGAGCACGGCGAATACCGCCCCTACATCGAGCTGATGGCGGGCGTATTCACCGACAACCAGCCGGATTTCTCCTTCCTGCAACCCGGCGAAACGAAAACCTGGTCGCAATCCTGGTATCCCATCCGCGCCATCGGCGTCGCGCACGCCGCCAACATCGACGCCGCGCTCAGCCTGCAAGTCGCCGCCGACCGCCGCACCGTGCGGCTCGGTATCGCCGTCACCGCCGCGCATCGCGCCGCCCGCGTGCAGCTCCGGCACGGCGCGCGCACGCTCGCCGAGTTTTCCCGCGATCTGTCGCCCGCCGCTCCGCTCGTCGAGACCGTCGCGCTGCCGCCGCGCACGCGCGCCGAGGAACTGACGCTCATCGCGCTCAGCGCCGAGGGCCGGGAGCTCATCCGCTACACGCCGGTGCCGCCGCGCCGCCCGCGTGCCGCCGAACTCGCTGCGCAAGCCGCCACCGAGCCGCCCGCACCCGCCGACGTCGCGAGCAACGACCAGCTCTACCTCATCGGCCTCCACCTCGAGCAATATCGCCACGCCACCCGCGCGCCGGACGACTACTGGCGCGAAGGCTGCCGACGCGACGCCAACGACTCGCACTGCCACCTCGCGCTCGGCCGGTGGCACCTGCGCCGCGGCGAACTCGATTCCGCCGAACGCCACCTGCGCGCCAGCATCGCGCGCCTCACCGAGCGCAATCCGAACCCCGCCGACGGCGAAGCGCATTACCAGCTCGGCCGCTGCCTCGCACAGCGCGCGCTCGCGGCGCTCGCCGACCGGCGCGCCCGCACGCAGGCACACGCCTCGCTCGAGGAAGCCGCCGCCGCGTTGCACAAGGCGACGTGGAATCACGCGTGGCAATCCGCAGGCTTCCACGCGCTCGCGGAGATCGCCGGCCAGCGCCGCGACTGGGAAGCCGCGCTCGGCTTCGTCGCGCGCAGCCTCCGCAACGGCACCGACAATCTCCGCGCGCGTAATCTCGAGGCGCTGCTGCTCCGTCGCCTCGGCCGCGATGCCGAGGCCGCTGCCGCGCTTGGGGAAATCCTCCGTCTCGATCCACTCGACGCGTGGGCGTTGCACCAATCCGGTCGCCCCATGCCCGGCGGCACGCAAACGCGTTTCGACGTCGCGCTCGACTGCGCGCGCGCGGGTCTCGCCGACGCCGCGCTCGCCGTCCTCGCCGACGCTCCGTCCGAGGCGACCGACGGCACCGCGCCGCTGCTCGGCTACTACCGCGCGTGGCTTTACCAGCTGCTCGACCGCCCGGCGGACGCGGCAACGCAGCTCGCGGCGGCGCGAAAGGCTTCGCCTGACTACTGCTTCCCGGCCCGCGGCGAGGAGATTGCGATTCTTCAATCCGCGCTCGCCATCAGCCCCGGCGAGGCGCGCGCCGCGTTTTATCTCGGTAATCTCCTCTACGATCGCCGCCGTCACCGCGAGGCGATCGCGCTCTGGCAACGCGCGGTTCGCCACGAACCCGGCAACGCCGTGGCGTGGCGCAACCTCGGCATCGGCTGTTTCAACATCCTCCACTCGCCCGGGCGCGCCCGCCGCGCCTACGCCCGGGCCCTCCGCGCCGCGGCGGACGACGCGCGTCTGCTCTACGAAAGCGATCAGCTCGCGAAACGCCTCGGTGACTCGCCCGCCCGCCGCCGACGGGCGCTCGAGCGCCGCATCGACCTCGTCCGCCGTCGCGACGACCTCAGCGTCGAACTCTGTGCGCTCTACAACCAGACCGGTCGGCCCGAACTCGCGCAAACGATGCTGCGCGAGCGAAAGTTCCAGCCGTGGGAGGGCGGCGAGGGCCTCGCGCTCGGCCAGCACGTGCGCACGCACCTCCTGCTCGCGCGCGCCGCGCTGGCTCGCGGGGACGCCGACGCCGCCGTCGCGCTCGGCACGGCCGCACTCGGCGCGCCGGAGAATCTCGGCGAGGCGCGCCACCTGCTCGCCAACGCGAGCGACGTCCACTTCTGGCTCGGCGAAGCGCTCGCCGCGGCCGGCCGGCGCGCCGAAGCGCGACGCCATTGGCGCGCGGCCGCGACGTTTCGCGGCGATTTTCAGGCGATGAGCGTCCGGGCGTTTTCCGAGATGACCTTCTTCTCCGCGCTCGCGTGGCGGCGGCTCGGGCAGCGCGCGAAGGCGACACAACTGCTCCGCGCCTTGCTCGCGCACGCGCACCGGCTCGCGCAGGCGCCGGCGACGATCGACTATTTCGCGACGTCGCTGCCGACGATGCTGCTCTTCGACGACGACCTCGCCGCGCGCCAGCGCACGACTGCGCTCTTCCTCGAGGCGCAGGCGCTGTTCGGCCTCGGCCGCATCGCCCTCGCGCGGCGCCGGCTGCGCGAAGTGCTGCGCCGCGATCCCAATCATGCGCTCGCGCAAGACCTCGCAGCCGCGCCCCCCTCATGA
- a CDS encoding glycoside hydrolase family 3 C-terminal domain-containing protein — translation MIPRRLLHPFALALAAAAVAAPTPDQFLDPRPPAAIYHDGWIDLNKNGVKDSYEDAAAPLETRVSDLVARMTLEEKTAQMVTLYGYPRVLKDELPTPGWAQELWKDGIGNIDEQSNGNLGWKSDLANPKYDLPWDNHTRQLNEIQRWFVEQTRLGVPADFTNEGIRGLLHAKTTSFPSQLGVAAAFNPELVREIGRITGREARALGYSNVYSPILDLARDPRWGRTTETYGEDPFLVSTLGVEQVRGIQEARVASTVKHFAVYSIPKGGRDGHVRTDPAATWRDVQEIYLEPFRRAVREAGAMGVMASYNDYEGVPVEASKKFLTDILRTEWGFKGYVVSDSDAVEFIHTKHRTAATYGDAVRQAVEAGMNVRTTFTPPQVFVTPLREQIRAGKLSMTVVDERVREILRVKFRLGLFDAPYRDPAAAPQTVRAPAHLAAAHLAARQSIVLLKNDGAALPLDAKKLKKVLVAGPLADDPHGWWSRYAPQQLDFVTPLAGLRAKLGAGVEVRYVKGVAAKDAAFPESDLFKEPAPADVRAGIAEAVAAAADVDVIVAVLGETDDISRESASRVSLDLPGYQEELLRALHATGKPVVLVLSNGRPLSINWAAKHVPAIVELWFPGEEAGAALADVLFGDVSPSGHLPITFPRSAGQVPFNFPTRPSAQARDEGQVTGALFPFGHGLSYTTFRYGNLRVTPERVGTDGTVTVACDITNSGARAGDEIVQLYLRDDYSSVTTWDKALRGFARVSLAPGETKSVSFTLERRHLQLLNARYEWVVEPGRFTVMVGSSSQDIRLRGQFTVTAPDGSAPEEVPLKDPALPVQP, via the coding sequence ATGATTCCCCGTCGCCTGCTCCACCCCTTCGCTCTCGCGTTGGCCGCCGCCGCGGTCGCCGCACCGACGCCTGATCAATTCCTCGACCCGCGCCCGCCGGCGGCGATTTATCACGACGGTTGGATCGACCTGAACAAAAACGGCGTGAAAGACTCCTACGAGGACGCCGCGGCGCCGCTCGAGACACGCGTGAGCGATCTCGTCGCGCGCATGACGCTCGAGGAGAAGACCGCGCAAATGGTCACGCTCTACGGCTACCCGCGCGTGCTGAAGGACGAGTTGCCGACGCCGGGCTGGGCGCAGGAGCTGTGGAAGGACGGCATTGGCAACATCGACGAGCAGTCCAACGGCAACCTCGGCTGGAAAAGCGATCTCGCGAACCCGAAATACGATCTGCCCTGGGACAATCACACGCGGCAGCTGAACGAAATTCAACGCTGGTTCGTCGAGCAGACCCGCCTCGGCGTCCCGGCCGACTTCACCAACGAAGGCATCCGCGGCCTGCTCCACGCGAAGACCACCAGTTTCCCCTCGCAACTCGGCGTCGCCGCGGCGTTCAACCCGGAACTCGTCCGCGAGATCGGCCGCATCACCGGCCGCGAGGCGCGCGCGCTCGGCTACAGCAACGTCTACTCGCCCATCCTCGATCTCGCGCGCGACCCGCGCTGGGGCCGCACGACTGAGACCTACGGCGAGGATCCGTTCCTCGTCTCGACGCTCGGCGTCGAACAGGTCCGCGGCATCCAGGAGGCGCGCGTGGCGTCGACCGTGAAGCACTTCGCCGTCTACTCCATCCCGAAGGGCGGGCGCGACGGCCACGTGCGCACCGACCCGGCCGCGACGTGGCGCGACGTGCAGGAAATCTACCTGGAGCCGTTCCGCCGGGCCGTGCGCGAGGCGGGGGCGATGGGCGTGATGGCTTCCTACAACGACTACGAGGGCGTGCCGGTCGAGGCTTCGAAAAAATTCCTCACCGACATCCTGCGCACCGAGTGGGGGTTCAAGGGCTACGTCGTCTCCGACAGCGACGCCGTCGAGTTCATCCACACCAAGCACCGCACCGCCGCGACCTACGGCGACGCCGTGCGGCAGGCCGTCGAGGCGGGCATGAACGTCCGCACGACCTTCACGCCACCGCAGGTGTTCGTGACGCCGCTCCGCGAGCAAATCCGCGCCGGCAAACTCTCGATGACCGTCGTCGACGAGCGCGTGCGCGAAATCCTGCGCGTGAAGTTCCGCCTCGGGCTCTTCGACGCGCCTTACCGCGATCCGGCCGCCGCGCCGCAGACCGTGCGCGCGCCCGCGCACCTCGCCGCCGCGCACCTCGCCGCGCGCCAGTCGATCGTGTTGCTCAAGAACGACGGCGCCGCGCTGCCGCTCGATGCGAAGAAACTGAAGAAGGTGCTCGTCGCCGGCCCGCTCGCCGACGATCCGCACGGCTGGTGGTCGCGCTACGCGCCGCAGCAACTCGACTTCGTGACACCGCTCGCCGGCCTGCGCGCCAAGCTCGGCGCGGGCGTCGAGGTGCGCTACGTGAAGGGCGTCGCGGCCAAGGACGCCGCGTTTCCCGAGAGCGATTTGTTCAAGGAGCCCGCACCGGCCGACGTGCGCGCGGGCATCGCGGAGGCAGTCGCCGCCGCCGCGGACGTCGACGTGATCGTCGCCGTGCTCGGAGAGACCGACGACATCAGCCGCGAGTCGGCGAGTCGCGTGAGTCTCGACCTGCCCGGTTATCAGGAAGAACTCCTCCGCGCGCTCCACGCCACCGGCAAGCCGGTCGTGCTCGTCCTCAGCAACGGCCGGCCGCTCAGCATCAATTGGGCCGCGAAGCACGTGCCCGCGATCGTCGAGCTTTGGTTCCCCGGCGAGGAAGCCGGTGCCGCGCTCGCCGATGTGCTGTTCGGCGACGTGAGCCCCAGCGGACACCTTCCCATCACGTTCCCGCGTAGCGCCGGTCAGGTGCCGTTCAATTTTCCGACGCGCCCGAGCGCGCAGGCGCGCGACGAGGGACAGGTCACCGGCGCACTGTTTCCCTTCGGTCACGGCCTGAGTTACACGACGTTCCGCTACGGCAATCTCCGCGTGACGCCCGAGCGTGTCGGCACCGACGGCACGGTCACCGTCGCGTGCGACATCACCAATTCCGGCGCGCGGGCCGGCGACGAGATCGTGCAGCTCTACCTGCGCGACGACTACAGCTCCGTGACGACGTGGGACAAGGCGCTGCGCGGCTTCGCGCGCGTGTCGCTCGCGCCCGGCGAGACGAAGTCCGTGAGCTTCACGCTCGAGCGCCGCCACCTGCAGTTGCTCAACGCGCGCTACGAATGGGTCGTCGAGCCCGGCCGCTTCACCGTGATGGTCGGTTCCTCGTCGCAAGACATTCGCCTGCGCGGCCAGTTCACCGTCACCGCGCCCGACGGCTCCGCGCCGGAGGAAGTGCCGCTGAAGGATCCTGCGCTGCCCGTGCAACCATGA